CGCAGACGGATGTGGTATTCGCCATCGTATTCGGCTCTCACGCGCGTGGAGCGGCGACGGAATCCTCGGATGTCGATATCGCTCTCCGGTTCTCCGATGAGATGGACGATTATGAACGGTTCAAACGGCGAAACCGGATCGATGCGACCCTCCAGCAGTACGCTTCGGGGTTCGTCGACGTAAGTGACATAGAAGACCTACCGACTCACGTAGCACACGCCGCGCTGCGCGACGGAATTCCAATTGTCGGTGACGAACAGGCGATAGCGGACTACGAGGAACGAGTCGCGGCCGAATACGAACGCGATCGGTCGGAGCGAGAACGGGAACGGCGGGCATTCATCGACCGGTTAGCCCGAGGCGATGTTTGAATGGTCGACGAATCGGTCGTCACCGATAAACTCCAGTACGTCAACGAGTACACGTCCGATCTGGAGGAGATGCGGGGGATGTCGAAAGACGAGTATACGTCCGATGTTGTCGTTCAACGCGCTGTCGAACGCACTTTTATGAATCTGATCCAGTCCTGTATCGATCTTGCCCAGCACATCCGGGCATCGGAGAACCTCGAACCGAGTGGGACAGCCAAACAGGAGATCGAAGCGCTCGGGAACGGCGATATCATCTCACGCGAGACGCAGGAAAAACTGGAAGAGGCTGTCGGGTTTCGGAACGTCCTCGCTCACCGCTACGGGGATGTCGACCACGATGTCGTTTACCGAACGCTCCACGACGATCTGGTGTGGTTCGAACGGTTCCAGCAGGAAGTCGCGCAGTGGTTCCAGCAGCATCGAAACTGACGTTTCGTCGTCCGTTTGGTCGACCCCGAGTGATCCCTGAGCCCCTACGTCGGAACCTCATCAGCGGCGCGATGAGCAAACGAGGCTGTAGGCCGGTCTTCAGTTTGCCTCGCTTTCACTCGTCGTCGACACTCACGCACGTCCCGGCCTCGGCCGACCG
Above is a genomic segment from Halosimplex halophilum containing:
- the hepT gene encoding type VII toxin-antitoxin system HepT family RNase toxin yields the protein MVDESVVTDKLQYVNEYTSDLEEMRGMSKDEYTSDVVVQRAVERTFMNLIQSCIDLAQHIRASENLEPSGTAKQEIEALGNGDIISRETQEKLEEAVGFRNVLAHRYGDVDHDVVYRTLHDDLVWFERFQQEVAQWFQQHRN
- the mntA gene encoding type VII toxin-antitoxin system MntA family adenylyltransferase antitoxin, which translates into the protein MPKSGSPELPGVDVDRMRECLAQTDVVFAIVFGSHARGAATESSDVDIALRFSDEMDDYERFKRRNRIDATLQQYASGFVDVSDIEDLPTHVAHAALRDGIPIVGDEQAIADYEERVAAEYERDRSERERERRAFIDRLARGDV